Proteins from one Mucilaginibacter jinjuensis genomic window:
- a CDS encoding FecR family protein encodes MDIDKFRQKLTRYLKGEANETENALIDAWYRSYKDKEQDLSEAEKQRIRNVIYAKVKPVIVKPSVFRLPVFRIAASLLVFAGLSLMFYRLRTLRLAKEQVVYNTIRTSTKGLKQINLPDSSVVWLNAASTIQVPVEFKGHLREIKLIEGEAFFDVKRNLQHPFVVHTGKLNVQVLGTSFNVRSYQKLSNIQVSVATGKVGVVKGGKCLAMLLPGQQLSYATITGQYHEQAVNANDAQSWKTGYTTLSQANFQELAVVINNIFGLSLKAGNEHVNSYLFSMRIQHNLPADQILKVISQIHNTHFRKEGKDVILY; translated from the coding sequence ATGGATATTGATAAATTTAGACAGAAACTAACAAGATACTTAAAGGGCGAAGCCAACGAAACAGAGAACGCCTTGATTGATGCCTGGTACCGATCATATAAAGATAAGGAACAGGATTTGAGCGAGGCTGAAAAGCAACGCATCAGAAATGTCATCTACGCTAAGGTAAAACCTGTTATAGTAAAGCCCTCTGTTTTCAGGTTGCCTGTGTTCCGTATTGCAGCAAGCCTATTAGTTTTTGCAGGGTTATCGTTGATGTTTTATCGTTTGCGCACACTTCGTTTGGCAAAAGAGCAGGTAGTTTACAATACCATTCGCACTTCTACCAAAGGTCTCAAACAAATTAACCTGCCCGATAGCTCTGTAGTGTGGCTAAATGCAGCCAGTACAATCCAGGTGCCGGTTGAGTTTAAAGGCCACCTGCGCGAAATAAAATTGATTGAGGGTGAAGCATTTTTCGATGTAAAAAGAAACCTGCAGCATCCGTTTGTGGTACACACCGGTAAATTAAATGTACAGGTGCTGGGTACCTCATTCAATGTACGATCTTATCAAAAACTAAGCAATATTCAGGTTTCGGTTGCTACAGGTAAGGTAGGGGTTGTTAAAGGCGGCAAATGCCTGGCTATGTTATTGCCCGGTCAGCAATTAAGTTACGCAACAATCACAGGTCAATATCATGAGCAAGCAGTTAATGCTAATGACGCCCAGAGCTGGAAAACGGGTTATACCACATTATCGCAAGCCAATTTCCAGGAACTGGCAGTGGTGATCAATAATATTTTTGGCTTATCGCTAAAAGCAGGAAATGAGCATGTAAACAGCTACCTGTTCAGCATGCGTATCCAGCACAACTTGCCGGCCGATCAGATTTTAAAAGTGATCAGCCAAATTCACAACACACATTTCAGAAAGGAGGGCAAGGACGTAATTCTCTACTAA
- a CDS encoding SusC/RagA family TonB-linked outer membrane protein, with product MNFYTLLWKQFMRTTILAFSILLTIGLLYVEAANVKAQGLNSRINVSVGNENLSSVIKKLESKSNLIFAYDEAYLGLKDIYVKPASFTDEPLDMVLSNVLKYSGIGFKEEAGNILLFKQGSGKITGRVTDETGAPLPGASVKIAGTGTGVVTNNDGGYVLNVPEGTYTVEVTFVGYSKSETKDVKVVANKIATINVSLTGGSLLKEVTVSYGKQRAKEITGSIAELNASSLKDMPVIQFAQQLEGKVAGVSVVQSSGQPGRGIDFRIRGAASFFTDNQPLFVIDGMPITGSINNINPDEIESFSILKDASATALYGSRASNGVILITTRHAKPGAGATVEFNANYGVQVLPGNKVPKVMNGEQFAEFMRERAQDGLLYEKNYSIAADYKAAYLDRDPASYGEGTNWYKLLTRAAPIQNYDVAIQSATEKSSSTAIVSYSDQQGVLINTGTRLFSARINKDVTAVDGKLKVGFNLAPSYRLDHNNRLTTDGVGGLFERIFEASPLIAPFNPDGTYQRNVSSPGMVAYINPLAQFNLTNDDYKTTRILGNGYINYEVVKDLLLKVNVGVDKGGETRNYYQSGIVSSTVNNPTGTSSSVDNGSYTAEGYINYKKTFHHDHNLEILGGYSAQKYSSTSNTLTGLGFPNDDIPYLTAATSVTGNSSYTAYSLLSVIGRINYNYKGKYLLQGAFRNDGSSRFGANSRYGNFPSVSAGWVVSDEKFMERFKDVDLFKIRASYGVTGNNFFSSNYVAQSTTSNYYYDYNNTITQGTTLSNLGNANLQWERSLQLDLGFDLSLLKNRISLTYDYYHKISDHLIQARPLPTSSGFSTVYDNVGKLAFWGHEITINTVNINNRDFKWNSSFNISFDRNIIKSLVSPGYIRRNNTVSSDYFRQQVGHHLGEFYGFIYEGLYKNAADLASSAKYQATATSPNGSSDIGTIKVKDINGDGVIDDVNDRTFIGDPTPTFTGGFTNHFTYKRFDLNIHTSFSVGGQILNAAKWAYQTNMDGSRVPLAAALDHWRSIDDPGSGIYPRTKTGTTAIGREVNSQWLENGSYFAIKNISLGYTLPFKNNFAFKSLRVYGSVQQAFVFTGYSGMNPEISLSGQDPTQGIGVDENGYPVPRTFSIGVSASLK from the coding sequence ATGAATTTCTATACACTGTTATGGAAGCAATTTATGCGAACTACAATTTTAGCATTTAGTATCCTGCTCACTATCGGGCTGCTGTATGTAGAAGCAGCCAACGTTAAGGCCCAGGGCCTTAACAGCCGCATTAACGTGTCGGTTGGCAACGAGAATTTGTCTTCGGTAATTAAAAAGCTCGAAAGCAAATCCAACCTGATATTTGCCTATGATGAAGCTTATCTCGGGCTAAAGGACATCTACGTAAAGCCCGCCAGCTTTACAGATGAGCCTTTAGACATGGTGCTTAGCAACGTTTTAAAATACTCTGGTATCGGCTTTAAAGAAGAAGCCGGCAACATCCTGTTGTTTAAACAAGGCTCGGGTAAAATTACCGGCCGCGTAACCGACGAAACCGGTGCGCCACTACCCGGTGCTTCGGTAAAAATTGCCGGTACTGGTACAGGTGTGGTAACCAACAATGATGGCGGCTACGTACTTAACGTACCCGAAGGTACTTATACGGTAGAGGTAACCTTTGTTGGCTACAGTAAAAGCGAAACCAAAGATGTAAAGGTAGTAGCCAATAAAATAGCAACAATTAATGTGAGCCTTACGGGTGGCAGCCTGCTTAAAGAGGTTACTGTAAGTTATGGTAAACAGCGTGCAAAAGAGATTACCGGTTCAATAGCCGAGTTAAATGCATCTTCTTTAAAAGATATGCCTGTAATACAATTTGCACAGCAATTGGAGGGCAAGGTAGCAGGCGTGTCTGTTGTGCAAAGCAGCGGCCAGCCGGGTAGGGGCATTGATTTCCGGATCCGTGGGGCTGCATCGTTTTTTACAGACAACCAGCCTCTTTTTGTGATCGACGGTATGCCGATTACCGGGAGTATCAACAATATCAATCCCGATGAAATTGAAAGTTTCAGTATCCTGAAAGATGCTTCTGCTACAGCATTGTATGGTTCACGAGCATCAAACGGGGTAATATTAATTACCACCCGCCACGCTAAACCAGGTGCTGGTGCTACAGTAGAATTTAATGCGAATTATGGCGTGCAGGTGTTACCCGGTAACAAAGTACCGAAAGTAATGAATGGCGAGCAATTTGCCGAGTTTATGCGCGAGCGTGCACAGGACGGCTTGCTGTATGAAAAAAATTATAGCATTGCTGCCGACTACAAAGCAGCTTACCTTGACAGGGACCCTGCAAGCTACGGAGAGGGAACCAACTGGTACAAACTGCTTACACGTGCCGCACCCATCCAAAATTATGATGTGGCTATCCAATCGGCTACCGAAAAATCATCTTCTACTGCTATTGTGAGCTACTCTGATCAGCAGGGTGTTTTAATTAACACTGGTACACGCTTGTTTTCTGCACGTATTAATAAAGATGTAACCGCAGTTGATGGTAAACTAAAAGTTGGGTTTAACCTGGCGCCAAGTTACCGCTTAGATCATAACAACCGCTTAACCACAGACGGTGTGGGCGGTTTATTCGAGCGTATTTTCGAGGCCAGCCCGCTGATTGCGCCTTTTAATCCCGATGGTACCTACCAGCGTAATGTAAGCTCGCCGGGTATGGTGGCCTATATTAACCCATTGGCACAATTTAATTTAACCAATGATGATTATAAAACCACACGTATACTTGGAAATGGTTACATCAACTACGAGGTTGTAAAAGACCTGTTATTGAAAGTAAACGTAGGTGTTGATAAGGGCGGCGAAACCCGTAATTACTACCAGTCGGGTATTGTAAGCTCTACAGTTAACAACCCAACCGGTACCAGCAGTTCGGTAGATAATGGTTCATATACGGCCGAAGGGTACATCAATTACAAAAAAACTTTCCACCACGATCATAACCTCGAAATCTTAGGCGGTTACTCTGCCCAGAAGTATTCATCAACCTCTAATACCTTAACCGGTTTAGGTTTCCCTAATGATGATATCCCATACCTTACAGCGGCAACCAGTGTAACCGGTAACAGCAGCTATACAGCTTATTCATTACTGTCTGTTATCGGCCGCATCAACTATAATTATAAAGGTAAATACCTGTTGCAAGGTGCTTTTCGTAACGATGGCTCTTCCCGCTTCGGTGCAAATTCTAGGTATGGTAATTTCCCTTCAGTATCAGCCGGCTGGGTGGTAAGCGACGAGAAATTTATGGAACGCTTTAAAGACGTGGATCTGTTTAAGATCCGCGCCAGCTACGGGGTAACGGGTAATAACTTTTTCTCAAGTAATTATGTGGCACAATCCACTACCTCAAATTACTACTACGATTATAATAACACCATTACCCAGGGTACCACACTCAGCAATTTGGGTAATGCCAATTTACAATGGGAGCGGAGCTTACAGCTTGATTTAGGTTTTGACCTGAGCCTGCTGAAAAACCGCATCAGCCTTACTTACGATTATTATCACAAAATTTCTGACCACCTGATACAAGCCAGGCCGCTGCCAACTTCATCGGGTTTTAGCACCGTTTATGATAACGTAGGTAAACTGGCTTTCTGGGGACATGAGATCACGATCAATACCGTTAACATTAACAACCGCGACTTTAAATGGAACAGTTCCTTCAATATCTCGTTCGATCGTAACATCATCAAGAGTTTAGTATCACCGGGTTATATCCGCCGTAACAATACTGTATCTTCTGATTATTTCCGCCAGCAGGTTGGTCACCACTTGGGTGAGTTTTATGGTTTTATTTATGAAGGATTATATAAGAATGCAGCCGACCTGGCCAGTTCAGCAAAATATCAGGCCACTGCTACATCCCCTAACGGATCATCAGACATTGGTACCATCAAGGTTAAAGATATTAACGGCGACGGCGTGATTGATGATGTGAACGACCGTACCTTTATTGGCGACCCTACACCTACCTTTACAGGTGGTTTTACCAACCACTTTACCTATAAAAGGTTCGACCTCAACATCCATACCTCGTTCTCTGTAGGCGGCCAGATTCTGAACGCAGCAAAATGGGCTTACCAAACCAATATGGATGGTTCGCGCGTACCATTGGCTGCCGCGCTTGATCACTGGCGTTCTATCGACGATCCGGGTTCGGGCATTTATCCGCGTACTAAAACAGGTACTACAGCAATTGGCCGCGAGGTAAACTCACAGTGGCTCGAAAACGGCTCGTACTTCGCCATCAAAAATATCTCTTTGGGGTATACGCTGCCTTTCAAAAATAATTTCGCCTTTAAATCGCTTCGTGTTTACGGCTCGGTACAGCAAGCCTTTGTATTTACCGGTTACTCGGGCATGAACCCTGAGATCAGTTTAAGCGGCCAGGATCCAACACAAGGTATTGGTGTGGATGAGAATGGCTACCCGGTACCGAGAACTTTCTCAATAGGTGTTTCAGCGTCATTAAAATAA
- a CDS encoding RagB/SusD family nutrient uptake outer membrane protein — MKKIYTLMGLVLLTAASCKKSFIDLAPKSSYSDQNYYQTDAQFGQATTAAYAGLRDVVTTDYLFSEMRSDNTIYQSFLSNRGTAYTDREKLSDFMDPSTDSYTATEWQDLYLVISRANIVISRLKTASGIPDASVKSYDGQCKFLRALMYFKLVRLFGGVPLFLNEVRTPEDAFLPRSSADDVYKQIIADATDAMTELPVPTKFPQTGAATKGAATVLLADVYVTQKRWAEAETLLNSLSTMGYSLNANYSDAFLPANKNNKESLFEVQFLDGTTTGSTPNPLCFHFLPRSKNTSLITTLAIDNTTTGGWNTPTQDLISNYEAGDKRLDASIGVAEGVYDGSNYFTYSAVKSIVGYTTPPSGKTAVPYCKKYEHTPAAITGSADDFPIYRYSEALLLLAEAQNEQGKSPLTALNTVRARAGLAPVTSADQTTLRNTILHERRVELAFENKRWHDLTRTGNALTVMNAFGVKLKTQISYISADSYIVTNDKLLFPLPQAEVGLNTQLTQNPGY, encoded by the coding sequence ATGAAAAAAATATATACTTTGATGGGGCTGGTATTGCTAACAGCAGCTTCATGCAAAAAAAGCTTTATTGATCTGGCGCCCAAATCATCATACAGCGACCAGAATTATTACCAAACAGATGCGCAATTCGGGCAGGCAACAACAGCTGCTTATGCAGGCTTGCGCGATGTGGTGACTACCGATTACCTTTTCTCGGAAATGCGCTCTGATAACACAATTTATCAGTCGTTTTTAAGTAACAGGGGTACGGCCTATACAGACCGCGAAAAACTTTCTGATTTTATGGATCCATCAACTGATAGCTATACCGCTACCGAATGGCAGGATCTGTACCTCGTAATATCAAGGGCTAATATTGTAATCTCGAGGTTGAAAACCGCATCTGGCATCCCCGATGCTTCTGTAAAAAGCTACGACGGCCAATGTAAATTTCTGCGTGCGCTGATGTACTTTAAGTTGGTGCGCCTGTTTGGTGGTGTGCCGCTGTTTTTGAATGAAGTGCGTACGCCTGAAGATGCTTTCCTGCCGCGCTCATCTGCCGATGATGTGTACAAACAAATTATTGCCGATGCTACCGATGCCATGACCGAACTGCCGGTACCAACAAAATTTCCCCAAACTGGAGCCGCTACCAAGGGTGCTGCTACGGTATTATTGGCCGATGTATATGTAACGCAGAAACGCTGGGCTGAAGCCGAGACCTTACTGAACAGCTTGTCAACGATGGGTTACTCCCTAAACGCCAATTATTCTGACGCTTTTTTACCTGCTAATAAAAACAACAAAGAGTCGTTATTTGAGGTGCAGTTTTTGGATGGAACCACTACGGGTTCAACACCCAACCCTTTGTGTTTTCACTTTTTGCCACGTAGTAAAAATACTTCGTTAATTACCACGCTGGCTATTGATAACACCACTACGGGCGGCTGGAACACACCAACACAGGATCTGATTAGTAACTACGAAGCGGGCGACAAGCGCCTGGATGCTTCTATCGGTGTTGCCGAAGGTGTGTATGATGGCAGTAACTATTTTACTTATTCTGCCGTGAAGAGCATTGTAGGATACACCACGCCTCCAAGCGGAAAAACGGCAGTGCCTTATTGTAAAAAATATGAACACACACCTGCAGCTATAACAGGTTCGGCTGATGATTTCCCTATTTACCGTTACTCAGAAGCCTTATTGTTATTGGCCGAAGCGCAAAACGAGCAGGGTAAGTCACCTTTAACTGCTTTAAATACAGTGCGTGCCCGTGCAGGATTGGCTCCTGTTACCAGTGCCGATCAAACAACCCTGCGTAATACTATTTTACACGAGCGCCGTGTTGAGCTGGCCTTCGAAAACAAACGCTGGCACGATTTGACACGCACCGGTAATGCATTAACTGTGATGAATGCCTTTGGTGTGAAACTGAAAACCCAGATCAGCTACATCTCGGCAGATTCATACATCGTTACTAACGATAAACTACTGTTTCCACTGCCTCAGGCTGAAGTAGGTCTGAATACGCAGCTTACACAAAATCCAGGTTATTAA
- a CDS encoding metallophosphoesterase, giving the protein MATFKNICLASLAMGMLTFGNQVKAATLVDTVLNTPGTPAVVKPGDFSIAVLPDTQYYIAQAQLGGTFDMFKAQIEWIQKNQVKENIAYVAHMGDITEHGDNPVTNRSEWYLAKTALYGLETPVSIPYGLSVGNHDQFPSQYPVTGTTNGYNKYFGVPHFEGRPYYGGHYGKNNDSHYDLFTAGGVDFIVLFLEFDSHNEDQANMYGWANEILKKYASRKAIVVSHSILHFAPVAGSLTPQAPFNAEGKAIYEALKGNPNVFMMLCGHVGDNGEGYRTETYNGHTIKAFLSDYQSRPNGGNGLMRLYKFSVKNNELSVRTFSPYTKESETDGDSQFTVPLF; this is encoded by the coding sequence ATGGCAACATTTAAAAATATATGCTTAGCCTCATTGGCTATGGGCATGCTCACGTTTGGCAACCAGGTAAAGGCCGCAACGCTGGTTGATACGGTGCTCAACACGCCCGGTACCCCTGCAGTGGTTAAGCCCGGTGATTTCTCAATCGCTGTATTACCCGATACGCAATATTATATTGCCCAGGCACAGCTTGGCGGTACATTCGATATGTTTAAAGCACAGATTGAGTGGATCCAGAAAAACCAGGTTAAAGAGAACATAGCTTATGTTGCCCACATGGGCGATATTACCGAGCATGGCGACAACCCGGTAACCAATCGTTCTGAATGGTATCTGGCAAAAACTGCGCTTTATGGTTTGGAAACTCCTGTAAGTATCCCTTACGGTTTAAGTGTGGGTAACCACGATCAGTTTCCATCGCAATACCCTGTAACCGGCACTACCAATGGTTATAATAAATATTTTGGCGTTCCGCATTTCGAAGGACGGCCATATTACGGCGGCCATTACGGTAAAAATAATGATAGCCATTATGACTTGTTTACCGCAGGTGGAGTTGATTTTATTGTTCTATTTCTCGAGTTTGATTCGCATAACGAAGACCAGGCCAATATGTACGGTTGGGCCAATGAGATCCTGAAAAAATATGCATCGCGCAAAGCCATTGTGGTAAGCCACTCCATACTGCACTTTGCCCCGGTAGCAGGTTCGTTAACCCCGCAGGCACCGTTTAACGCCGAGGGTAAAGCTATCTATGAAGCCTTAAAAGGCAACCCTAATGTGTTTATGATGCTTTGCGGCCACGTTGGCGATAATGGCGAAGGCTATCGTACCGAAACCTATAACGGCCATACCATCAAAGCTTTCCTAAGCGATTACCAGAGCCGACCAAATGGTGGTAATGGATTGATGCGTTTGTACAAGTTCTCGGTTAAGAACAACGAGTTGTCTGTTCGCACATTTTCGCCATACACTAAAGAGAGCGAAACCGATGGCGACAGTCAGTTCACCGTTCCTTTATTCTAA
- a CDS encoding alkaline phosphatase family protein — MKHLFKGLLICLLATSVARAQDKHVVLISIDGLRPEFYLDPTWGMVNVRQAMKTGTYAQGVRGSFPTVTYPSHTTIISGVLPAKHGIYYNTPVEPLGITGKWFWYYKDIKVPTIWTAAKGAGLVTAGVSWPVTVGAPIDYNLPEFVILPKNKGEKKDEIKALYDESNPKSLFQEMQDNAIGKLNEEYGATIDNNTNDQNKSRMAAYILRRYKPAFLAIHIGLTDHFQHEQGRDGDKVRSAVVGVDVAIKTIMDAVEMAGMRENTTFIITGDHGFVDINTQFNPNVMLAKIGLYNNDDKENWKAYFQQSGGSAFLILRDPKDKASLEKVNKALAELPAGIKKLFHVLDKKQIAEAQGDPNAALALAAYQGICFGATATGELLTSAKGGTHGYLPTDFKDIQTGFLAFGRGIKQGVVLPVIGQEDIAPLISNLLNLQMTDMDGVVYPGMLVPEKKGK; from the coding sequence ATGAAACATCTATTCAAGGGGCTTTTAATTTGTCTGCTGGCTACTTCTGTTGCCCGCGCGCAAGATAAACACGTCGTATTAATCAGTATAGACGGCTTACGTCCCGAATTTTACCTCGACCCAACATGGGGCATGGTCAACGTTCGCCAGGCCATGAAAACCGGTACCTACGCACAGGGCGTGCGCGGTAGTTTCCCAACGGTAACTTACCCGTCGCACACTACCATCATCAGTGGGGTATTGCCGGCCAAACATGGTATTTACTACAATACACCGGTTGAGCCGCTGGGTATTACCGGTAAATGGTTTTGGTATTATAAAGACATAAAGGTACCAACCATCTGGACGGCGGCCAAAGGTGCCGGTTTAGTTACTGCCGGTGTAAGCTGGCCTGTAACTGTTGGCGCACCTATTGATTATAACCTGCCCGAGTTTGTAATACTGCCGAAAAACAAAGGCGAGAAAAAGGACGAGATCAAAGCTTTATATGATGAATCGAACCCTAAATCGCTTTTCCAGGAAATGCAGGATAATGCCATTGGAAAGCTGAATGAGGAGTACGGCGCAACCATAGATAATAATACTAACGACCAGAATAAATCGCGCATGGCGGCTTACATTTTACGTAGATACAAACCAGCGTTCCTGGCTATCCATATCGGGTTAACCGACCATTTTCAGCATGAGCAAGGCCGCGATGGCGATAAAGTACGCTCAGCTGTGGTAGGGGTAGATGTAGCCATCAAAACCATCATGGATGCCGTTGAAATGGCAGGCATGCGCGAGAACACCACCTTTATTATAACCGGGGATCATGGGTTTGTTGACATCAATACACAATTTAACCCTAACGTAATGCTGGCCAAAATTGGTTTATACAATAACGATGATAAAGAAAACTGGAAAGCTTACTTTCAGCAAAGCGGTGGTTCTGCATTCCTGATATTGCGCGACCCGAAAGACAAAGCTTCATTAGAAAAAGTAAACAAAGCCCTTGCAGAATTACCTGCCGGTATTAAAAAGCTTTTCCATGTGCTAGATAAGAAACAAATTGCCGAAGCACAGGGCGACCCTAATGCAGCATTGGCACTGGCGGCTTATCAAGGCATTTGCTTTGGAGCAACTGCCACAGGCGAACTGCTTACGTCAGCCAAAGGCGGTACACACGGCTATCTGCCTACTGATTTTAAAGACATTCAAACCGGCTTTCTTGCGTTCGGACGCGGCATAAAGCAAGGTGTGGTTTTACCCGTGATTGGTCAAGAAGATATTGCACCGCTTATATCTAACCTATTGAACCTTCAAATGACTGACATGGACGGTGTTGTTTATCCGGGGATGTTGGTGCCTGAAAAGAAAGGTAAATAA
- a CDS encoding Crp/Fnr family transcriptional regulator, which translates to MKHELPCWYDELRKKYPIVTEDEWRLLDLMATVKQVKKGDSFLKYGKVARFSAFVISGTFKFSIQDEDGNEKIIKFGFPNDFLANCESYNKKAPSAVSITALEDAVVLRINIKKLQPLYDLHMNLLHVNLQLYQEILEQQSEHQYILSLKSPLRRYRYLLERRPAIIQKISLTNIARYLYISREALSRARLFMLK; encoded by the coding sequence ATGAAACACGAATTACCCTGCTGGTACGATGAGCTCAGGAAAAAATATCCGATAGTAACCGAAGACGAGTGGCGTTTGCTTGATTTGATGGCCACCGTTAAGCAAGTTAAAAAAGGTGATTCGTTTTTGAAGTATGGGAAGGTTGCACGTTTTTCGGCCTTTGTAATTTCGGGCACGTTTAAATTTTCAATCCAGGACGAAGATGGTAACGAAAAGATCATTAAATTCGGCTTCCCTAATGATTTTCTGGCCAATTGCGAAAGCTATAATAAAAAAGCCCCGTCTGCCGTAAGTATTACAGCATTGGAAGATGCAGTAGTGCTAAGAATCAATATCAAAAAACTACAGCCGCTCTACGATCTCCACATGAACCTGCTGCATGTAAACCTGCAGTTGTACCAGGAAATACTGGAGCAGCAGTCAGAGCATCAATATATTTTATCCTTAAAAAGTCCGTTACGTCGTTACCGTTACCTGTTAGAACGCCGGCCGGCCATCATCCAAAAAATATCGCTCACTAATATCGCGCGTTACCTGTATATCAGCCGCGAAGCCTTAAGCCGGGCGAGATTATTTATGTTGAAATAA